From Bacillus basilensis, a single genomic window includes:
- a CDS encoding hydrolase → MGSRIMHVIIANGIAEKLCIQDKTSFILGGVAPDAVHSAEEKGTSHFYAGTTKNYTRRIDFNSFFQKYKIHMDSPFLLGYYTHLIADDNWLSGFFLPWLKNRIETDETIAPMYYNDFKLLNAKLLHHYDKEQHLFSLFNQEAHIVDIEEVSKENVLAFRKYLFEDMLYPEQHLHEELQVFTFNQIAGYIETAIEKGVFFINQLSNEKSPSNM, encoded by the coding sequence ATGGGATCACGAATTATGCATGTTATTATCGCTAATGGTATTGCCGAAAAACTATGTATTCAAGATAAAACATCTTTCATACTTGGAGGGGTAGCCCCTGATGCGGTTCATTCAGCAGAAGAAAAAGGAACTTCACACTTTTACGCTGGTACGACGAAAAACTATACGAGAAGGATAGATTTCAATTCTTTTTTTCAAAAATATAAAATTCATATGGATTCCCCTTTTCTCTTAGGTTATTACACCCATCTCATTGCCGATGATAATTGGCTAAGCGGCTTTTTTCTACCTTGGCTAAAAAATAGGATAGAGACCGACGAAACAATCGCACCTATGTACTATAACGATTTTAAATTGTTAAATGCAAAGTTACTTCATCATTACGATAAAGAACAACATCTTTTCTCTCTTTTTAATCAAGAAGCTCACATTGTAGATATTGAAGAGGTTTCTAAAGAAAACGTTTTAGCTTTTCGAAAGTATCTTTTTGAAGATATGTTGTATCCCGAGCAACATCTGCATGAAGAATTACAGGTGTTTACGTTTAATCAAATTGCCGGTTATATTGAGACAGCTATTGAAAAAGGCGTATTTTTTATTAATCAACTCTCTAATGAAAAATCCCCCTCAAACATGTAA
- a CDS encoding quinone oxidoreductase has protein sequence MKAIVVTSFGSPEVMQYTDVDMPVISENQVLIRVVATSVNFADVKSRYGKKGNKAFPFIPGIDAAGIVERVGSHVKKIYPGQRVIAFPQNGSYAEYVVANENLTFALPDEVDFQTAASCPIVSFTSYNLLANVARLQQGESVLIHAAAGGIGTTAIQLAKLLGAGTVIGTVGSEAKKEIALDAGADYVIYHQDEDFVEKVNELTNGEGVNIILDSISGTVSERSLKCLAYYGRLVHFGNASGEIGNFQTKDLHASCRSILGFSFGTTRKKRPELLQETANEVFRYLRDGRLQIKATKSFPLQDAGKAHEWVESRKSTGKVILTAQSSS, from the coding sequence ATGAAAGCTATCGTTGTAACGTCGTTCGGTAGTCCTGAAGTGATGCAATATACAGATGTGGATATGCCGGTTATTTCAGAAAATCAAGTTTTAATTCGTGTTGTTGCTACGAGTGTTAATTTCGCCGATGTTAAATCACGATATGGCAAAAAAGGAAATAAAGCATTTCCCTTTATTCCAGGGATAGATGCCGCTGGTATTGTAGAACGTGTCGGTTCTCATGTGAAAAAGATTTATCCTGGACAGCGTGTCATTGCATTTCCTCAAAATGGCTCTTACGCAGAATACGTTGTCGCAAACGAAAACCTTACTTTTGCTTTACCTGATGAAGTCGATTTTCAAACTGCAGCATCATGCCCTATCGTATCTTTCACAAGCTATAATTTACTCGCAAATGTAGCAAGGCTTCAACAAGGTGAATCTGTACTCATTCATGCGGCTGCTGGCGGAATTGGTACTACAGCTATTCAACTTGCAAAACTATTAGGGGCTGGAACAGTTATAGGTACTGTCGGAAGTGAAGCAAAAAAAGAAATTGCTTTAGATGCTGGAGCTGATTATGTTATTTATCATCAAGATGAAGATTTTGTAGAGAAAGTCAATGAGCTGACAAATGGAGAAGGCGTAAATATCATTTTAGACTCTATTTCTGGAACTGTTTCGGAAAGAAGTTTAAAATGTCTTGCTTATTACGGTCGCCTCGTTCATTTCGGTAATGCTAGTGGTGAAATTGGCAATTTCCAAACGAAAGATTTACACGCAAGTTGCCGCTCTATACTCGGTTTTAGCTTTGGAACTACACGAAAAAAACGTCCTGAACTACTCCAAGAAACTGCAAATGAAGTATTCCGTTATTTGCGTGACGGACGTTTGCAAATCAAGGCTACAAAATCTTTTCCACTCCAAGATGCAGGGAAAGCACATGAATGGGTCGAAAGTAGAAAAAGTACAGGGAAAGTAATACTAACTGCTCAGTCCTCTTCCTGA
- a CDS encoding sigma-70 family RNA polymerase sigma factor, translating into MKGETTYTDLIQLTLSGNKEAYSELYDVTIQEVYKTAHFLIEDKTDVDDVVQEIYIQLYESLRKYDSEKPFRPWLIGLAIKQIHSYRRKRWMRLRIVKKAEEQRKPVQIDFSNDLISKISNQKLIELIHKLPYKLKQVIILRYLHDYSQEEVAQILHIPIGTVKSRIHAALKKLRQKEQIEEIFLGEVGNVK; encoded by the coding sequence ATGAAGGGTGAAACAACGTATACAGATTTAATCCAATTAACTTTATCAGGAAATAAAGAAGCGTATAGTGAGTTGTATGATGTGACGATTCAAGAAGTTTATAAAACAGCACATTTTTTGATTGAAGATAAAACGGATGTAGATGATGTCGTTCAAGAAATATACATACAGCTATATGAATCGCTTCGTAAGTATGATAGCGAGAAGCCATTTCGTCCTTGGCTAATTGGACTTGCGATTAAACAAATTCACTCTTATAGAAGAAAGAGGTGGATGCGACTACGAATTGTAAAAAAAGCAGAAGAGCAAAGAAAACCAGTACAAATTGATTTTTCTAATGATCTTATAAGTAAAATATCAAACCAAAAACTAATCGAACTTATTCATAAATTACCGTATAAATTGAAACAAGTTATTATTTTAAGATACTTACACGATTACTCTCAAGAAGAAGTAGCACAAATATTACATATTCCAATTGGTACTGTGAAATCTAGAATTCACGCAGCATTAAAAAAACTACGTCAAAAAGAGCAAATAGAGGAAATCTTTTTAGGAGAGGTAGGGAATGTGAAATGA
- a CDS encoding DUF3600 domain-containing protein — MSLDCRVRESIQEEAKRIVAPPELKEKVIVQIKMNRGGSKRKKRLIAGVLAAALLIPTTGFAYQSIMADGIYGSFENLKKHAGAMTLEAYMRFSAKLSEAKDEMGAKEYEEFTKELKKLTNAKLEYGDSNGNIDYDQLSSEKREEMKKVSMGLQPYFDKLNGHKSSKEILTQEEFDRYMEALMTHEIVRVQTKSTGGMKIEEVPEAYKERFIKAEQFMEYVDEKVR, encoded by the coding sequence ATGAGTTTAGATTGTAGAGTTCGAGAATCTATACAAGAAGAAGCCAAGAGGATTGTTGCCCCGCCGGAGTTGAAAGAAAAAGTAATCGTTCAAATAAAAATGAATCGTGGTGGAAGTAAGAGGAAGAAACGCCTTATCGCAGGAGTACTTGCAGCAGCTCTTTTAATCCCGACGACTGGTTTTGCGTATCAATCTATTATGGCGGATGGTATATACGGATCTTTTGAGAATTTAAAAAAACATGCCGGAGCGATGACATTAGAAGCGTATATGCGTTTTAGTGCAAAATTATCAGAAGCGAAAGATGAAATGGGAGCGAAAGAATATGAAGAGTTTACAAAAGAATTAAAAAAATTAACAAATGCAAAGCTTGAGTACGGAGATTCGAACGGTAATATTGATTATGATCAATTATCATCAGAAAAAAGAGAAGAAATGAAAAAGGTAAGTATGGGCCTTCAACCATACTTTGATAAATTAAATGGTCATAAATCTAGTAAAGAAATATTAACACAAGAAGAGTTTGATCGCTATATGGAAGCTTTAATGACACATGAAATAGTACGAGTGCAGACAAAATCAACTGGTGGAATGAAAATAGAAGAAGTACCTGAGGCGTACAAAGAAAGATTTATTAAAGCGGAGCAGTTTATGGAGTATGTAGATGAAAAGGTGAGATAA
- a CDS encoding MBL fold metallo-hydrolase, which translates to MKKVEQLSSHLYLIDDFDLQHNERTGTYVLLGDDITLIETCAAPSLPYILDGLQQLHIDLNDVKNIIVTHVHLDHAGAAGLMMEKCPNATLYVHSRGARHMIDPTKLILGAKAVYKEDFDKLFDPILPIEEERVHIVQHGDTLKIAEDRILTFYDTPGHAKHHISIHDSLTNGIFTGDTIGIYYRELADLGVELYLPSTSPSQFQPDAMIASKNHIQSMNVDTIYFGHYGASSNVTEVYNQLEHWLPIFVHTGKEVFEKYNDFDEATKALQTLLMDKISSHLTKLNVPSDHSVYNILHLDIEISAMGIIDYFTKLEKTNSTIN; encoded by the coding sequence ATGAAAAAAGTAGAGCAATTATCTTCTCACCTATATCTTATTGATGATTTTGATTTACAACATAATGAACGAACAGGTACGTACGTTTTATTAGGTGACGATATTACTTTAATTGAAACTTGTGCAGCCCCTTCTCTTCCCTATATTTTAGACGGCTTACAACAATTACATATTGATTTAAATGATGTTAAAAACATTATCGTTACACATGTTCATTTAGATCACGCCGGCGCAGCTGGGCTAATGATGGAAAAGTGTCCAAACGCTACTTTATATGTACATTCGCGCGGGGCTCGTCATATGATTGATCCAACAAAACTTATTTTAGGTGCAAAAGCTGTGTACAAAGAAGATTTCGATAAACTTTTTGACCCAATTCTTCCAATTGAAGAAGAACGTGTTCATATTGTACAACATGGTGATACGTTAAAAATTGCAGAAGACCGCATCCTTACATTTTATGATACACCGGGACATGCGAAGCACCATATTAGCATTCACGATTCATTAACAAACGGCATTTTTACTGGCGATACAATTGGAATTTATTATAGAGAACTTGCAGACCTTGGTGTAGAACTGTATCTACCATCAACGTCCCCTTCACAATTCCAACCAGATGCGATGATTGCTTCTAAAAATCATATTCAAAGTATGAATGTAGATACTATTTATTTCGGCCATTACGGCGCATCGTCCAATGTTACAGAAGTATATAACCAACTAGAACATTGGTTACCTATTTTCGTTCATACTGGTAAAGAGGTCTTTGAAAAATATAATGATTTCGATGAGGCTACTAAAGCATTACAAACATTATTGATGGATAAAATCTCTTCTCATCTTACAAAATTAAACGTCCCATCAGATCATTCCGTTTATAACATTTTACATCTAGATATAGAAATTAGCGCGATGGGCATTATTGATTATTTCACTAAGCTAGAAAAAACAAATTCCACTATTAATTAG
- a CDS encoding DUF3925 family protein yields MKTAQHETISNREFYFVLYMMLLYVIGWVIDVNGLFLSSYFNLAGEIMLPLVGGIVGLFVMSINKEQTN; encoded by the coding sequence ATGAAAACTGCACAACATGAAACGATTTCAAATCGCGAGTTTTATTTCGTACTATATATGATGTTATTGTATGTTATTGGCTGGGTAATCGATGTAAATGGTTTATTCTTAAGCTCCTACTTTAATTTAGCAGGAGAGATTATGCTTCCATTAGTTGGCGGCATTGTTGGACTGTTCGTTATGTCTATCAATAAAGAACAAACGAATTAA
- the bsaA gene encoding glutathione peroxidase gives MTVYDFSANTITGEDKSLKDYEGKALLIVNVASKCGFTPQYKGLQEVYDKYKDRGLEILGFPCNQFGGQEPGTEADITSFCELNYGVNFPMFAKIDVKGDKAHPLYTYMTEQAPGLLGMKSVKWNFTKFLIGKDGKVIGRFAPQTKPVDLEGEIEKVLGE, from the coding sequence ATGACAGTTTATGATTTTTCTGCTAATACGATAACAGGAGAAGATAAATCGTTAAAAGATTACGAGGGAAAAGCGCTTCTTATTGTAAATGTGGCTAGTAAATGCGGGTTTACACCGCAATATAAAGGATTACAAGAAGTATATGATAAATATAAAGACCGAGGATTAGAAATACTCGGTTTCCCTTGTAACCAATTCGGAGGACAAGAACCAGGAACAGAAGCAGACATTACAAGCTTTTGTGAATTAAACTACGGTGTAAACTTCCCTATGTTTGCAAAGATTGATGTAAAAGGTGATAAGGCTCATCCTCTGTATACATACATGACAGAACAAGCACCAGGTTTACTCGGTATGAAATCAGTAAAATGGAACTTTACAAAATTTCTAATTGGAAAAGACGGAAAAGTAATAGGACGTTTTGCACCGCAAACGAAGCCTGTGGATTTAGAGGGTGAGATTGAGAAGGTACTTGGGGAATAA
- a CDS encoding transglutaminaseTgpA domain-containing protein, whose product MTTLQTKYKWDMSRFFMHVCAFLLLLEWLRPLIGITNVGRLDIFVIFIGICFTLSFFQARWQIPIKIVTMLFITHFLYYKNSFINPSWLTNFFTDISRNSSLFFQGNLLDISPVFPTVLFFLSFWFLGAFISFWIIHKKRGLLFLILTITYIIIFHNLHLYNANYAIIRTIVSGFFMLSLLHIERIKESEHLQNYAREISKLLRPLTIFIVLSATIAYFAPKFGPQWPNPIDFLKFNTSEASKKQEFSKIGYGLDDSKLGGPFKADPRIVFTAQAQNKQYWRVETKDFYTGKGWEVSENQKKVSFKNKNDVVSWYEQNTKKETTKATITMQKSYPHLTYPAGLVSVEASSDVSYNVDPFSEKIYTMDGDSSTTLNSYKVTYEIPEFSIENLKAVKTNEGHETSPYFMTKYTQLPESLPERVRDLAVNLTNDKVNRYDKVLAIENYFTDHSFVYETANVSFPAKNQDYVDQFLFDTKSGYCNNFSTSMIVLLRSAGIPARWVKGYTEGTLDNTLVGAEGEDVYKIANDNAHSWVEVYFPGYGWIPFEPTKGFTNPYNFTNNTPAPTLQNNEAYNSNNEPIQQRNNEAKLKSLIEDTEESSTKKIPNSKNGFSWWYVFISTIPICIIGYTLFTTRMKWITFFIILFYKYRKDDAVYTKAYDALLKQFARIGIRRGESQTFREYALHIDTLYNSTDMQQLTFSYENAMYQKGQAASEWKKSVHLWEVLMKKAASPPKSTEFNTVI is encoded by the coding sequence ATGACAACATTACAAACAAAATACAAATGGGATATGAGTAGATTCTTCATGCATGTATGTGCATTTCTACTTTTACTAGAATGGCTAAGACCCCTTATAGGTATTACAAACGTAGGTAGATTAGATATTTTTGTAATATTTATAGGAATTTGCTTCACTCTCTCTTTTTTTCAAGCAAGATGGCAGATTCCAATAAAAATCGTTACGATGTTATTCATCACTCATTTCCTGTATTATAAAAATTCTTTTATAAATCCATCTTGGCTAACGAATTTTTTCACTGATATTTCTCGAAATTCCTCCCTGTTTTTCCAAGGGAATTTGCTAGATATTTCTCCTGTTTTTCCAACAGTTTTATTTTTTCTATCATTTTGGTTTTTGGGTGCTTTCATCTCTTTTTGGATAATTCATAAAAAGCGTGGATTGTTATTTCTTATATTGACTATTACTTATATCATAATTTTTCATAACTTACATTTATACAATGCAAACTACGCCATTATTCGTACTATTGTCAGCGGCTTTTTTATGCTTAGTCTTCTTCACATAGAACGAATAAAAGAGAGTGAACACTTACAAAATTATGCTAGAGAAATCTCAAAATTACTTAGACCTCTTACAATATTTATTGTATTGTCAGCAACCATCGCATACTTTGCTCCAAAATTTGGCCCTCAATGGCCAAACCCAATAGATTTTTTAAAATTCAACACATCTGAAGCAAGTAAAAAGCAAGAATTTTCTAAAATCGGATATGGTTTAGATGACTCAAAATTAGGTGGTCCTTTTAAGGCGGATCCTAGAATTGTTTTCACAGCACAAGCGCAAAACAAACAATATTGGAGAGTAGAAACGAAAGATTTTTATACCGGAAAAGGCTGGGAAGTTTCTGAAAATCAAAAGAAGGTTTCTTTTAAAAATAAAAACGACGTCGTGAGCTGGTACGAACAAAATACAAAAAAGGAGACAACTAAGGCAACAATCACCATGCAAAAAAGTTACCCTCACCTTACCTATCCAGCAGGATTAGTATCAGTTGAAGCTTCTTCTGATGTATCATACAATGTTGACCCATTTTCAGAAAAAATCTATACGATGGACGGAGACTCTTCTACTACTTTGAATTCATATAAAGTAACATATGAAATCCCGGAGTTTTCCATAGAAAACTTGAAAGCTGTAAAAACAAATGAAGGTCATGAAACAAGTCCTTATTTTATGACAAAGTACACCCAACTTCCCGAATCATTACCAGAGCGAGTAAGGGACTTAGCTGTTAATCTAACAAATGATAAAGTCAATCGATATGATAAAGTATTAGCTATTGAAAACTATTTCACCGACCATTCTTTTGTATATGAAACAGCGAATGTCTCATTCCCTGCCAAAAACCAAGATTATGTTGATCAATTCCTTTTCGATACAAAAAGCGGCTACTGTAATAATTTTTCGACATCTATGATTGTGTTACTTCGTTCTGCCGGGATTCCTGCTCGCTGGGTAAAAGGTTATACAGAAGGAACTCTGGATAATACACTTGTTGGTGCAGAAGGTGAAGATGTTTATAAAATCGCGAACGATAACGCACACTCTTGGGTCGAAGTATATTTCCCAGGATACGGATGGATTCCATTCGAACCAACAAAAGGATTTACCAATCCCTATAATTTTACAAATAATACTCCTGCTCCTACTTTACAAAATAACGAAGCATATAATTCTAATAACGAACCAATACAACAACGAAACAATGAAGCAAAGCTCAAAAGTTTAATAGAAGATACAGAAGAATCTTCTACTAAAAAGATTCCAAATTCTAAAAATGGATTTTCTTGGTGGTACGTATTCATCTCTACGATACCGATTTGTATTATAGGATACACTCTCTTCACCACTAGAATGAAGTGGATTACATTTTTTATTATTCTTTTCTATAAATATCGAAAAGACGATGCCGTTTATACAAAAGCTTACGATGCACTTTTAAAACAATTTGCGAGAATTGGTATACGACGAGGAGAAAGTCAAACATTCCGAGAATATGCTCTCCATATCGATACACTTTACAACTCGACTGATATGCAACAACTTACTTTCAGTTATGAGAATGCTATGTATCAAAAAGGACAGGCCGCATCCGAATGGAAGAAATCCGTACACTTATGGGAAGTGCTTATGAAAAAAGCAGCTTCTCCGCCTAAATCAACTGAATTCAATACAGTGATTTAA
- a CDS encoding DUF58 domain-containing protein: MKRMLRALYHVTKLLLIPLCLVLTFIYAMLQGGFVSWFLFYSMIPIGLYLLLLPFYALRGAEVKRITNQNDYVAGEPFVSTITIKRKFPFPLLYLVIEDELPPHFTSCRQTKLNKAILFPGLKRNISFQYVIDTIPRGEHTFSSVRIKTGDLFGMMEKEVTLSVPDTYLVYPQYVDITYRQLENHFEQGALSANLNLAKNSTVSVGVREYKPGDRFSWIDWKATARTNNIMTKEFEQQRSHNIMIFMDRTESPLFESVVTFTASIVRAVLKQNSPASFVSVGKERTFFPLDNGDSQLQQIFCHLAKVQADSVFPLSRSVEMELKKVYEPVTILLVTSDLSPDIQKTADYAAIQNRKLLVFVVKEKPNQLSHRELSILETLQKRKIFVNVVYENRYTNVVFEVSK; encoded by the coding sequence ATGAAACGCATGCTACGAGCACTATATCACGTTACGAAGTTATTACTAATCCCTTTATGCCTAGTCTTAACATTTATATACGCTATGCTTCAAGGAGGATTTGTAAGTTGGTTTCTGTTTTACAGTATGATTCCTATCGGCCTTTATTTACTATTACTTCCCTTCTACGCTTTACGGGGCGCTGAAGTAAAAAGAATAACAAATCAAAACGATTATGTAGCTGGAGAACCATTTGTAAGCACCATTACAATAAAAAGAAAATTTCCTTTCCCTTTACTTTATTTAGTTATAGAAGATGAACTGCCACCACACTTTACAAGTTGTAGACAAACAAAGTTGAATAAGGCAATACTTTTTCCGGGATTAAAACGAAATATTTCTTTTCAATATGTTATTGACACAATCCCTAGAGGAGAACACACTTTTTCAAGCGTACGTATCAAAACTGGCGATTTATTCGGCATGATGGAGAAAGAAGTAACTTTGTCAGTTCCAGATACATATTTAGTCTATCCGCAGTATGTAGATATAACATATCGACAATTGGAAAATCATTTCGAACAAGGAGCGCTTTCTGCAAATCTCAATTTAGCAAAAAACTCTACAGTCTCTGTCGGTGTCAGAGAATATAAACCTGGTGACCGCTTTTCATGGATTGATTGGAAAGCAACTGCACGAACGAACAACATTATGACGAAAGAATTTGAGCAACAGCGCAGCCATAATATTATGATATTCATGGACAGAACCGAGTCTCCTCTTTTTGAATCAGTCGTAACGTTTACTGCCTCTATTGTGAGGGCTGTCTTGAAGCAAAATTCACCAGCGTCATTCGTGTCTGTCGGAAAAGAACGTACTTTTTTCCCTTTAGACAATGGAGATAGCCAGTTGCAACAAATCTTTTGTCATTTAGCGAAAGTACAAGCAGACAGTGTATTCCCGCTCTCTCGGAGTGTAGAGATGGAATTAAAAAAAGTTTATGAGCCCGTAACGATACTACTTGTGACAAGCGATCTTTCTCCTGATATTCAAAAAACGGCTGACTATGCCGCTATACAAAATAGAAAATTACTAGTTTTTGTCGTGAAAGAAAAACCGAATCAACTCTCACATCGAGAACTAAGTATTTTAGAAACTCTACAAAAACGAAAAATATTTGTAAATGTGGTTTATGAAAACCGATATACAAATGTGGTTTTTGAGGTGAGCAAATGA
- a CDS encoding MoxR family ATPase — protein MPQLDSLHPIIEKIINNIEKLMVGKRKETILALTALLAEGHVLLEDVPGVGKTMLARTLSKSIDADYKRIQFTPDLLPSDVTGVSIYNPKELQFEFKPGPIMGNFVLADEINRTSPKTQSALLECMEEGNITIDGITRALPKPFFVMATQNPVEYEGTYSLPEAQLDRFLLKLKMGYPTPEEEFEILNRMEKTNPLSQLQAITTIEELLYLQQSVREVSMDKAIKHYIVKLVSQTRSYSSIQLGASPRGSIALMKASQAYAFIHGRNYVIPDDVKFLAPYVLAHRLILKMEAKFEGITGEQVISKIVARTAVPTQRTMNL, from the coding sequence ATGCCACAGCTTGATTCATTACATCCCATTATAGAAAAAATAATTAACAATATTGAAAAGTTAATGGTCGGAAAACGAAAAGAAACGATCTTAGCTTTGACAGCTCTCTTAGCTGAAGGTCATGTACTATTAGAAGATGTTCCCGGTGTCGGGAAAACAATGCTAGCACGTACTCTTTCTAAATCCATTGATGCTGATTACAAGCGAATTCAATTCACACCTGATTTACTGCCGTCAGATGTCACAGGTGTTTCTATTTATAATCCAAAAGAGCTCCAATTTGAATTTAAGCCTGGACCAATTATGGGGAACTTTGTACTTGCTGATGAAATTAATCGTACATCTCCTAAGACACAATCTGCTTTACTTGAATGTATGGAAGAAGGCAATATCACAATCGATGGTATTACTAGAGCGTTACCAAAGCCGTTCTTTGTAATGGCTACACAAAATCCGGTCGAATATGAAGGAACATACTCTCTACCAGAAGCTCAGCTCGATCGATTCTTATTGAAACTAAAAATGGGATATCCTACACCAGAAGAAGAATTTGAAATTTTAAACCGGATGGAAAAAACAAATCCACTCTCTCAATTACAGGCCATTACTACAATAGAAGAATTACTTTATTTACAACAAAGCGTACGGGAAGTAAGTATGGACAAAGCAATCAAGCATTACATTGTAAAGCTTGTTAGTCAGACTCGTTCTTATAGTTCTATACAACTAGGCGCAAGTCCACGTGGCTCAATTGCTTTAATGAAAGCTTCACAGGCTTATGCATTCATCCATGGTAGAAATTATGTTATTCCAGACGATGTTAAATTTTTAGCTCCTTACGTGTTAGCTCACAGACTTATTCTAAAAATGGAAGCAAAATTTGAAGGAATTACAGGAGAACAAGTTATTTCAAAAATCGTTGCACGAACTGCCGTGCCGACTCAAAGGACGATGAACCTTTGA